One stretch of Clupea harengus chromosome 2, Ch_v2.0.2, whole genome shotgun sequence DNA includes these proteins:
- the cxcr2 gene encoding C-X-C chemokine receptor type 1 has protein sequence MTGNSTMYGDDYPVSDFTPCERPSLDGFALMITYFIVFILSLLGNSVVVFVVCSMVKRRTSTDVYLMHLAVADLLFSLTLPFWAVSLNSEWVFGTFLCKLLSGIQDTAFYSCVFLLACISIDRYLAIVKATQAVFRRRHLVKAVCGLVWLAATLLALPSVVQREAFMPVGHYSMVCHENLTENMDSWRTGMRVTRHTLGFFLPLLIMLVCYGCTVCTLSHARNSQKHKAMRVILSVVLAFLICWLPINVTFLVDTLVRSKILTAGCDQENQVDLALQVTEVLAFLHCAINPILYAFIGKKFRNQLLHTLYQKGVIGKYSHAMFRKGSQTSISSRVTSITL, from the coding sequence ATGACGGGTAACTCTACCATGTACGGCGACGACTATCCGGTATCGGACTTCACCCCCTGCGAGCGGCCAAGCTTGGACGGCTTTGCTCTGATGATCACATACTTCATCGTGTTCATCCTGAGCCTGCTGGGCAAcagtgtggtggtgtttgttgtcTGCAGCATGGTGAAGCGCAGGACCTCCACTGACGTCTACCTGATGCACCTGGCCGTGGCcgacctcctcttctccctcaccctcccgtTCTGGGCCGTCTCATTGAACAGTGAGTGGGTCTTCGGTACCTTCCTGTGCAAGCTGCTCTCCGGCATCCAGGACACAGCCTTCTACAGCTGCGTCTTCCTCCTGGCCTGCATCAGCATTGACCGCTACCTGGCCATCGTCAAGGCCACGCAGGCGGTGTTCAGACGCCGGCACCTGGTGAAGGCGGTGTGCGGTTTGGTGTGGCTGGCGGCCACTCTACTAGCTCTGCCCTCCGTCGTGCAGCGTGAGGCCTTCATGCCCGTGGGCCACTACTCAATGGTGTGCCATGAGAACCTGACTGAGAACATGGACAGCTGGCGCACGGGCATGCGGGTGACACGTCACACCCTTGGCTTCTTCCTGCCCCTGCTCATCATGCTGGTGTGCTACGGCTGCACCGTGTGCACCCTCTCCCATGCCCGCAACAGCCAAAAGCATAAGGCCATGCGTGTCATCCTCTCCGTGGTGCTGGCCTTCCTGATCTGCTGGCTGCCCATCAACGTTACCTTTCTGGTGGACACACTCGTGCGCAGCAAGATTTTAACCGCGGGATGTGACCAGGAGAATCAGGTGGACCTCGCGCTCCAGGTCACCGAGGTCTTGGCCTTCCTGCACTGCGCCATCAATCCCATCCTCTACGCCTTCATCGGGAAGAAGTTCCGCAATCAGCTCCTCCACACTCTCTACCAAAAGGGTGTGATCGGAAAGTATTCCCATGCCATGTTTAGGAAGGGCTCTCAAACCTCTATAAGCTCCAGGGTCACATCAATCACACTGTAG